The Vitis vinifera cultivar Pinot Noir 40024 chromosome 1, ASM3070453v1 DNA segment AAATAGAGGTCCCAACGGTGAAAGAACTTAAGAATGTAATTATCTTTGCCAAGAAATATACTATGATGGGTCATGAACCCATGGAAAATCTGTGACATGCATATTTGATCCGTTTACATTACCATGGAAGTATTTAGAAAGAGCTCAACATGGGTTGCTGATTTACCAGCCATTGATGAACTAACAGCTACGGCCTGAATTACATGCGCTATAAGAAAGAACTTTAATCAATAGCTAATCTATTAACGTggtaaaattattaataatgcGGGCTTGTATAATATGCACACATATCGTCACTGATTGCAGTTTTGCCTCCTAACGTTTTTATACCTGAAgtattgttttccttttatgacTGAAGATGTACATGACATGCACTGGGCTTTCAGGCATTCATGCTTTGTTCTTTGATGAGTATCAACAAGATTATTAATAGTTCATAAAAATTCTCAACATTAATTTACCACGAGCATGTCCTTTTCCCTGAAAAACACACATGAACACATGCAGAGGCGAGCTGAAGAATTCAGATCTTTTAGTTCAGTTAGGACTTCAACTGATCCTGAAACTCATGGGATACCATGGAGGGTGTTTTCTAGCTGGGAGTTCCGCCTTTCTCTCTTCTGATTAGACCATATGTATTCGGAATATGGCCATAATTCTCACATGGGCAAGCATTATTGGCGGTGGATCAATGCCAGCTATCACATCTCTAACCTAACTTATCATCACATGACTAATTAAGTGGTTATGAAGTGAATTAGGTTGCTTGCAGGCCATGTGATTTTGTCTAATATTAGGAAATTCATCTGTTAAGGCTATCCCCACATTGATCCACTGGCTGTGACACCCAACAGTGAAGGAAACATGTGGCCCCTTCATGGTTATTGATTTGTCTGATCTGTTTTACATTTTGATCATCCATGTCCCCACTGCTTGACTTGGCTCAGGATTAAATCATATCTTCCGAGGTGAAATAGCCTGCCGTACCCATTTTTTAAAGCGGCAAATTAGCTAGATTAGgcagaaaaaaaaaggtcttgCTTGCTATTATGATGTCATTCTGTTGAATATAATAGCCCATATGGTagatagagaagaaaaaaatgtttattaattCCTGATCAAATTTGTATTGATAGCTTACCAATAATTGAGTCATTTTAAATGTTTTCCCAAATTGTGCTTACTTCATGTATTGATGATTTTTGACTTCTCATGCCCATACATTTTACTTTTGTGTATCGAATTTGAAATTAGGCCAAAATACTGTAACCACTCAATCAAGGATGTGGACAAGCTTGTACCAATACCCACGTAACACTGCTTAATCCAATGATCTGAAAACTTATTCATCTCCCCCGCCCTTACCTTGTGGAAATTTTCTTGTGTTAGGTCTGAGGTGCTTTTCTTATGCTATTCTCATGGAATAGGATACTGGGGATACAAATTATTCCAGATTCAGTAGTTTCGTAGCTCCATTTCCCTACATTAATATAAACCTGAGGTCAAAATGGGTGACTCAAGCATTTTGTCAACATTACAAATAGAAAGAGATTTGGTAATCTAGATAGTTAGCAACAAATTTATTCTAATGAGGGCTGTGAGCaaaatagattattttatcTCCTTATTTTATGCTTCGGAACCTTGCTTTTATAGGTGGCCAAGATGTGTAAGGACACGAAGCATTCAGGTAGGTTTTTCTAGAACGTTAAACAGATGAGAATGTTCAATATTATTGTCCTTAATCACTTTTTAAAAGAAGCATCATAAAAGGGTTTTTGACCCTGTCTCCCAAAGCTTCATCTCCATGATCCTTACAAACTATAGAAAATATGGTTGTACAAATGGGAAAGGAAGTAAAGATAGGGCTGTGTGACAAATAGCAGGCTGTGAGACGACTTTTAACCTAATTCCTACCACActtgtaattaattaaaatgatcaaatctttAAGTCTCCTAATCAATTATTTGTACCATATTGCCACGTGGATATAAAGCCAAGCATTGTCTAAATCATTCAATAAAATATGGGTAATTGTTGTCAAATTATAAGTGGGttgttatttttccttaaattttgtaAGATATGAGAAAAGAGAACATGTGATACTATTTTGTATTTTGTTATGGGTGCTTACTTAATACTTTATAACTTAAATTGTATTTaggttattaacttaaaatttttttacgtaattcttactttaagtattaaatttatctgataaaattaatttaaaatttattctaaatcatcaaattgataaatttacCATCATCAATTATGACTAGGATAAAGAAGATGAGTAATAATAGAGGTCATAAAGTAACAAAAGAGATTGtgaaaataattatgataaatgaggataaaaaagtaaaatctaaatatgaacttaagaataaattaaattattatgttGGTATACCAAATACCTATGTAGGTAAACttctttatcatatatatattttactctTTAAGGGCTAGAATTAGATAAGGTGATGAATGGACACAAGATGTAAATTAAACTGAATAATTGTAATTGATTTTCATCTTTTGCCTCAGCAACATTTGAAGATGAACATTAACCTTTTTCTACCACAAACCACTGAGACACTTATTCAAATAAGATCTTTTATAACTGAACCTGTTATCATTTTCTGGTAACAGGTAAGGTTAATTTTTCTAGTATTGTTGCCAGGAGAATGTAGGTAGAATCTAAATGAACTGGTATTATTTCCTCTGCAAGAACAAataattttccttctttttgcaTTAATTTCTCATTGCATGCTAATTTGGATGCCTCACGGTCATCAGCACTTCATTTTTTCTGTatcatttgaaattaaattccaCCTATATATAAAGTAGGATCCTCGCCATAAACAGCAGTAAAAGATGGGAAGAAAATCAATAGGCTTACATAAATGTTCTACGTACTGGAAACCTGTATATACAATATTTAGATTGATTTAATTGTCACTCGACATGCACATGTTGGATTAGTGTCTAGCAACACCTCGGTCCCGCAACTTAATTTTATGTAAAGATGCTGGGTCCTGGTGTGGGTGGTGGTTTgcacatttaaaattttctttcaattgaAAAAACATTTGGGAAggtaaaatttaaatgttgatcCCACCCGTGGGGCACCCAAAGGCGGCAATAATTTTCCCTTTATCTCCACACCACCGGTTCAGATTATTAGAAAAGCCCTTTTGAGGTTGTCATGTCATATTTAATAAACTAAACAAGGTGGGCTCTTCAACAGCACGATTTTCAAATACAAACATTAAAGAGGAGGTTGATAGACAGATTTTTCGTAGTCATAATGAATGGATTACAGTTGCATTAGCCTTTTCAATGGTCATAGAAGTGATGCAGTCTGAGTTTCTTTTTCACTTTACTCTTCTTCAATTCAATGGCGGATTTAAACTCTATCATCCGTAATTCACATATTACTAAAGGGCTTCTTTTGTAGTTCAAAGAAGGAGTTTGTGCCAGTATATGAATTCAACTTCACacaaaagatcaaggaaagttcCCTTCAAAATCCAGAGTATAAAATCATCACGATCTTTGGATTTCCAGACTTTACAGTCAAGAAACCATTAAAACTAACACATCTCAAAATCCTATAATAATTTtctgaagctatgtacaaaaaggaaaatggcaTATATCAAACACACTGAATCCTTAATTGCCAGACTTTAATTTCACAATCCAAACTACCACTGTAAATAAGATAAGCAGCATCATCGTCGGAATTGCTTCTGCCATTGTAATTGTCAACGGCAGCAGTCAAACACTTAACTGGGCCTCTGTGTCCTTCAAAGACGGCCAAACAAGAATAGCTCCTCTGAAGTCCCTTCTTCCAAATCCTAACTGTCTTATCGGCCGATCCACTGAACACCAAATCCGAGACAATGGCCAGGCATAAAATGGCCTTGGTGTGCCCTCTAAGTGCACCAGCAACCACCATGTGCCCACCACTGGAACTAGTATCTTTTTCCCATACAATAATTGATCGATCACATGCACCTGAATACAACACTGATCCATCAGGGCTAAGAGCTAAGGCATTAACAGCTGACTTGTGTTTCTCTAGTGTAGCCACAAGCCTATGCTTCTTCTCTCCTTCATGCTTCTTCCACACCTTGATTTTCCTGTCAGCGGAACCAGTGTAAACAATCCCATCGGTGGACAGCACTAGTGCATTGATCGCGTCATCATGTGCCTTTTCCGCTGACTCCAGACATCTGAAGTCGGTGGTTTTCCAAATTTTGAACGTTCGATCCCAGGAAGCGGAGTATAGGAGAGAGCCATCTTCTGACAAGGCTAATGCAGATATGGTGTCAACGTGATGAACCCATGTGCATTTCTTGTGCCTACGCACCTGTACATAGTTACTGGCTGAAAAGAGTTTCAAGGCACGATCACTCAGCGTTGGGAGTGTGGCCATGCACTTGTATTTTTGGTGAGGAGAATCGTTGTCGACTTTCCACACTCTAATTTTTTGATCTTGGTGGGCACTGAATAGTTTATCTCCCAAAACCACCAGGGACTTCACCGCACCGTTGCCTAGAGCTACCCCGTTGTCGTTAGAAGTCTCTAGCCTCGAAGGATCTCTGCTCCATATCCGAATCTCCTTGTCGGAAGAGCCACTGTAGAGGAATTTTCCGGCTAGGGCGAGGGAGAAGACATAGGAGGAGTGGCCTTTGAGAGTGGAAATGCAGTGGTGGTGGGTGGTGATGGCTTGTTCATGCCGTCGGGATTGGGAGGTGAGAGAAGGAACAGATGGTAGACTTGGTTGAGAAGCGAGAGAGTTTGATGATTCTGAATGAAGGCATGAAGAATCTGAGTGAAGGTGATGTGCTTGTGCTTGAGCTTGAGCTTGAGCTTGAGCTCGAGATTGAGATTCTTTCTCTTTATGGCAAGACAAGGGACATCGGAGAAATCCCATTCTCTCTCAAGCCTTTCGAGAGCGAGAAAGCAGCACTAGAAGACGATGGGTGGGTGAGGATAAACGTAACACGCTTATAAAGATGATGAAAGGCGCGTATTTTAGCACGAAGTGAACCTAGAGAGAGGGTAGCACATTTTAGAAAAAGTAAAGTTGGGCCAAGGTGAACTATTCAATTTGAGGGGTTGGAGTCAGCCTGTGGCAATCGGGTTGCATCACTCGGATATCTATGGCCATGCGCATCTCTCCAAATTAATTTACACTCCTCACACATAACTTTTCCTGTATTCTTTTTTCAGCCCATTTGACGGGTGATCAGCACCCTCTTTATGGTGCCACTAGATGTTGCGGAAAATGCCAAGATGTTTCCATGGAAGAGCCGGACACAAGTTGCGAAAATTCTTGAACATTTTTTGTTTGGATATTAGGATGGTTAGTGGTGTTCACATCAAGTGCCGTGTCCCCACTATTTTATCAGAGTTACTTTTAGCTGGTCCTAGAACACCATTCTTGCTGGCCCAAGCTCATCCGTGGGTGGATAGATCGAGATATTTGGATGTGGAAAATATGGATCAAAGGAGACCCGTGTGGGCACCATCTCATTTGGTCTACAAACTCATTAATCTTCTTCATCTAAGGTTACCCATGGGAAGATGCGGTCAGATCGGGATGTCCAAGTCCAACAGCTAGTGATCGTTTTCTGAATGGGATTGTCAAGTTTCTACACTATCCTCCCAATCTGGTGGTGCTGGGGACCAGTTTGGCAGCTTATGTAAGTTGAGAAACCTTTCTGTATTGGCgtaaataaatcttaaaaaaatggaatattaaatataaaagatgaaaaagaaatgcAGTTTGGAGTCGTAAATAAGGAAGGCTCCAATGAAGGAGTGAGAAGTACGTGTTGAAGGAACCTCTCATCCCTTGAcattttggatttttgaaaagagagaaatgtGTTTTCAACCCGTTGAATAATTGAGGTAAGATCCTCCTATAAGGTAGAATCTCAATTGGAGTTATCTTTTACTTCTAAACTTCTATTTCATGATAATTAACTCGGGAGTAAAAGATAATCTTCCTATCCCTATGTAGTGGCATCGGACTTAGTAATGCCCCCTAAATCATGGGAAAGTCTGATCATTGGGCCAAGgccttataaaaaaaagtatatagCTGCTAAATATACTTACTATTAAAGGTTGTCCCTGAAGCAAAATGCGCGCTCCGCCTTACGCGTGAGCCAATGTGCAAGATTTATATTTATGTCCTCATTTATTTGGTTAGAAAATTGAATCTTATCAATAAGTAAAAGtgacattttctttcctttctttatttgattttatataattaaattttaccatCCGTACCAAGTGGCATGTTGTACAGAGCTATCCACTAGACTATGCAACATGTCGGCGGCATAACTACTCATTATGAGTGTCAAATATCTGTGGGCGGACACTAAAAGGCGCATGGGTCATCCACATTTGGATTATACGTGATCATCATTTTAAAGGGCTTCATGCCCCTCGCCCTTGCCTTGGCTCAATCTGCTACATGCATTGAACACTAGCAGTGGCCTAAATTTTTTGACACACCACATCAAAGTCAACAGCTGATGAACAAAACCAGGTGGATGTCTAACGCGCATTCATTTGTAACCTGTGAAACCACCAAAGTTGTGCTATCAATCTAAATTTCGGTTATTAGTTGCTGTCGCTATTTAATTATCACACTATTCACAACCATCGACTAAAGTTGTATGATTTATTTacacaattattaaaaaatataatcaatcaaatcaaatcaaatgatatgatttgtgttatatatattacatcTTACTTTCATAAGTCCTTATATTAATCCCTTTATTTGCATCTTATCCCCTCTAAATATTTTACTGTTCATTTTTAACAATAGAGATAGACATCGAGAGTTTGATAACTACCCTTTTAATActtatgtttttcttcttttaatttggattggattttcactatcttattttaaattatatttaactctaaaaaaatattaagaaaaattgatttCTTCTTATTGagtttactataaaaaaattctaaaaatattcgaatataattaaaattatataaaaattaatgcattttcatattatttaagttaaataaataaaatgaattttaaaaagtaacatataaatataattaattaagtttaattttttttttttacttttcatttatatattattccttgtatttttctttaagctatttttttcttgaaaaatttaacaaaaaatacaaataaaaagaaaataaaatacattagaaaaagaaaaagtaaaatgaaacaaaatatatatatatatatttcaacctttgacttattttaattcatctatacaaataatttaaatatatataaatttttaatcaattttaattataatttatttctatttatttatcatgatacaacaaaaataagaat contains these protein-coding regions:
- the LOC100260428 gene encoding protein JINGUBANG — protein: MGFLRCPLSCHKEKESQSRAQAQAQAQAQAHHLHSDSSCLHSESSNSLASQPSLPSVPSLTSQSRRHEQAITTHHHCISTLKGHSSYVFSLALAGKFLYSGSSDKEIRIWSRDPSRLETSNDNGVALGNGAVKSLVVLGDKLFSAHQDQKIRVWKVDNDSPHQKYKCMATLPTLSDRALKLFSASNYVQVRRHKKCTWVHHVDTISALALSEDGSLLYSASWDRTFKIWKTTDFRCLESAEKAHDDAINALVLSTDGIVYTGSADRKIKVWKKHEGEKKHRLVATLEKHKSAVNALALSPDGSVLYSGACDRSIIVWEKDTSSSGGHMVVAGALRGHTKAILCLAIVSDLVFSGSADKTVRIWKKGLQRSYSCLAVFEGHRGPVKCLTAAVDNYNGRSNSDDDAAYLIYSGSLDCEIKVWQLRIQCV